Proteins co-encoded in one Gopherus evgoodei ecotype Sinaloan lineage chromosome 4, rGopEvg1_v1.p, whole genome shotgun sequence genomic window:
- the MFAP4 gene encoding microfibril-associated glycoprotein 4: MEASWLVHFPLLLFLLAWAPVTDGQAINAQAQQKLCADDSFPLDCEDVYDQGSETDGVYLIYPSGPNIPVPVYCDMTTDDGKWTVFQKRFNGSVSFFRGWNDYRFGFGRADSEYWLGLQNIHLLTLKRKYELRVDLEDFENNTAWAKYADFSLSPHAISAEEDGYTLHVGGFTDGGAGDSLSYHTGQKFSTFDRDQDLYVQNCAALSSGAWWFKSCHFSNLNGFYLGGAHLSYANGLNWAQWKGFYYSLRKSEMKIRHI, from the exons ATGGAG GCATCCTGGCTGGTCCATTTCCCGCTGCTCCTCTTTCTCCTGGCGTGGGCGCCCGTGACCGATGGCCAAGCCATCAATGCTCAAG CTCAGCAGAAGTTGTGTGCAGACGACTCCTTTCCCCTGGACTGTGAGGATGTCTACGACCAGGGATCGGAGACGGACGGCGTCTATCTGATCTACCCGTCTGGCCCCAACATCCCCGTGCCAGTCTACTGCGACATGACCACGGACGATGGGAAGTGGACG GTGTTCCAGAAGCGCTTCAATGGCTCGGTCAGCTTCTTCCGGGGCTGGAACGACTATCGGTTCGGGTTCGGCAGGGCCGACAGCGAGTACTGGCTGG GCCTGCAGAACATCCACCTGCTGACCCTGAAGCGGAAGTACGAGCTGCGGGTGGACCTGGAGGACTTTGAGAACAACACGGCCTGGGCCAAGTATGCGGATTTCTCCCTCTCACCCCACGCCATCAGCGCTGAGGAGGATGGCTACACCCTGCACGTGGGGGGCTTCACCGATGGAGGGGCAg GCGACTCCTTGTCCTACCACACTGGGCAGAAGTTCTCCACCTTCGACCGCGACCAAGACCTGTACGTGCAGAACTGCGCCGCCCTCTCCTCCGGCGCCTGGTGGTTCAAAAGCTGCCACTTCTCCAACCTCAACGGCTTCTACCTGGGCGGGGCCCACCTCTCCTACGCCAACGGCCTCAACTGGGCCCAGTGGAAAGGCTTCTACTACTCGCTCCGCAAGAGCGAGATGAAGATCAGGCACATCTGA
- the LOC115651136 gene encoding serine protease 27-like: MEEPQTKASGLSWARRMGSLVLHIVLMGAQQSEANRVCGQPRLTLNRLVKGQDTVPGEFPWQASIQWRGVHMCGGSLINDEWVVTAAHCFFQVQNLTQYRVVLGAHQLLKPGPSACACPVQRIITNPRYAGQTTSGDIALVQLGRRLNFTDYILPICLPDASVHFPPGKVCWVTGWGHVRSWVDLPSPQTLQKLKVPIIDSKTCRILYLTNMQNRLPHRNIQDDMICAGYAEGMRDACNGDSGGPMACIVGDVWVLAGIVSWGEGCTIKNRPGVYSRLTSYQSWIREYIPNLEFVKEPKGRESRAVADIKGQKHPGAGSPSQAASVIANTLLLLACLLYLI, encoded by the exons GTGCCCAGCAGAGTGAGGCAAACAGAG TCTGCGGGCAGCCTCGCTTGACCCTGAACCGGCTGGTGAAGGGGCAGGACACGGTGCCGGGAGAGTTCCCCTGGCAGGCCAGCATCCAGTGGAGAGGCGTCCACATGTGCGGGGGGTCCCTGATCAACGACGAATGGGTGGTTACGGCTGCTCATTGCTTCTTCCA GGTCCAGAACCTGACCCAGTACCGGGTGGTGCTCGGGGCCCACCAGCTGCTGAAGCCAGGCCCCAGCGCGTGCGCCTGCCCAGTCCAGCGCATTATCACCAACCCCCGCTACGCCGGGCAGACCACGAGCGGAGACATTGCCCTGGTCCAGCTGGGCCGGCGGCTGAATTTCACTGACTACATCCTGCCCATCTGCCTCCCGGATGCCTCCGTCCACTTCCCCCCTGGCAAAGTCTGCTGGGTGACCGGCTGGGGCCACGTGCGCTCCTGGG TGGACCTGCCCTCCCCGCAGACCCTGCAGAAGCTGAAAGTCCCCATCATTGACTCCAAGACGTGCAGGATCCTGTACCTCACCAACATGCAGAACAGGCTGCCCCACAGGAATATCCAGGATGACATGATCTGTGCCGGTTACGCCGAGGGCATGAGGGACGCCTGCAAT GGTGACTCTGGTGGCCCTATGGCGTGCATTGTGGGTGATGTCTGGGTGCTGGCTGGAATCGTCAGCTGGGGCGAAGGCTGCACCATCAAAAACCGCCCCGGGGTCTACAGTCGCCTCACTTCCTACCAAAGCTGGATCCGCGAATATATCCCAAACCTGGAGTTTGTCAAGGAGCCCAAAGGCCGGGAATCCCGTGCTGTGGCAGACATCAAGGGTCAAAAGCACCCTGGCGCTGGCTCACCCAGCCAGGCTGCCTCTGTCATTGCCAACACCCTGCTGCTCTTGGCCTGCCTGCTGTATCTGATTTAA